A region from the uncultured Draconibacterium sp. genome encodes:
- the pckA gene encoding phosphoenolpyruvate carboxykinase (ATP), whose product MTKLDLTKYGIVDVQEIVHNPSYEQLFEEEMNPALEGFEKGQLTELDAVNVMTGEFTGRSPKDKFLVDNEASQDIWWTSPESPNDNKKVSEEAWVHLKDITTKQLSGKRLFVVDTFLGANENSRLKIRFIMEVAWQAHFVTNMFIRPSKEELENYGEPDFVAMNASKTTNSRWEEFGMNSEVYTVFNLKEKMQVIGGSWYGGEMKKGMFAMMNYYLPKAGMASMHCSANVGKDGDVAIFFGLSGTGKTTLSTDPNRQLIGDDEHGWDDDGIFNFEGGCYAKTINLDKEAEPEIYGAIKRNALLENVTVDENGKIDFNDGSVTANTRVSYPIYHIDNIVKPVSKAGHAKKVIFLTADAFGVLPPVAKLTPEQTKYHFLSGFTAKLAGTERGVTTPQPTFSACFGAAFLSLHPTKYGEELVKKMEEHGAEAYLVNTGWNGTGKRISIQDTRGIITAILDGSIEGAPTKNLPIFNLEIPTELKGVDTNILDPRDTYADAAEWDEKAKDLGSRFINNFVKYTDNEEGKALVAAGPQLD is encoded by the coding sequence ATGACAAAATTAGATTTAACTAAGTACGGTATTGTGGACGTACAAGAGATCGTGCACAATCCTTCTTATGAACAACTTTTTGAAGAAGAAATGAATCCTGCATTGGAAGGATTCGAAAAAGGTCAGTTAACAGAACTTGATGCTGTTAATGTGATGACAGGTGAATTCACAGGTCGTTCCCCTAAAGATAAATTTTTAGTAGATAATGAAGCTTCACAGGATATTTGGTGGACAAGTCCTGAGTCTCCAAATGATAACAAAAAAGTATCGGAAGAAGCATGGGTACATTTAAAAGATATTACAACTAAGCAACTTTCAGGAAAACGCTTATTTGTAGTTGATACCTTCCTTGGTGCCAATGAAAATTCACGTTTGAAAATTCGTTTTATCATGGAAGTAGCATGGCAGGCGCATTTTGTAACTAACATGTTCATCCGTCCTTCTAAAGAGGAATTGGAAAACTATGGCGAACCTGATTTTGTTGCCATGAATGCTTCAAAAACAACCAACAGCCGCTGGGAAGAGTTTGGCATGAATTCAGAAGTGTACACTGTATTCAACTTAAAAGAAAAAATGCAGGTTATTGGTGGTAGTTGGTATGGTGGCGAGATGAAAAAAGGAATGTTCGCAATGATGAACTACTATTTGCCAAAAGCAGGAATGGCTTCAATGCACTGTTCTGCTAACGTTGGTAAAGACGGTGATGTTGCTATCTTCTTTGGCCTTTCAGGCACAGGTAAAACAACCCTTTCAACCGATCCAAATCGCCAGTTGATTGGCGACGATGAGCACGGATGGGATGATGATGGTATCTTCAATTTCGAAGGTGGATGTTATGCAAAAACAATTAACCTTGACAAAGAAGCTGAGCCGGAAATTTACGGAGCAATCAAACGTAATGCACTGCTTGAAAACGTTACTGTTGATGAAAATGGTAAAATCGACTTTAACGATGGTTCGGTAACTGCAAATACGCGTGTTTCTTACCCAATTTATCACATTGATAATATTGTTAAACCAGTATCAAAAGCAGGTCATGCAAAAAAAGTTATTTTCTTAACCGCTGACGCATTTGGTGTATTGCCTCCGGTTGCCAAACTTACTCCGGAACAAACCAAATATCATTTCCTTTCAGGATTTACTGCAAAATTGGCTGGAACTGAACGCGGAGTTACTACTCCTCAGCCGACTTTCTCAGCTTGTTTTGGTGCTGCTTTCCTTTCATTGCACCCCACTAAATACGGTGAAGAGTTAGTGAAAAAAATGGAAGAGCACGGTGCTGAAGCTTACCTTGTAAACACAGGTTGGAACGGAACCGGAAAACGTATCTCTATTCAAGATACCCGTGGCATTATTACTGCTATTCTTGATGGTTCTATCGAAGGAGCACCAACTAAAAACCTTCCTATCTTCAACCTTGAAATTCCTACTGAATTAAAAGGAGTTGATACTAACATCCTTGATCCCCGGGACACTTATGCTGATGCAGCTGAGTGGGATGAAAAAGCAAAAGATTTGGGTAGCCGCTTTATTAATAACTTTGTTAAGTATACGGATAACGAAGAAGGAAAAGCATTGGTTGCTGCAGGTCCTCAACTTGACTAA
- a CDS encoding chloride channel protein — translation MSKVRQHILVRMHRWRLKHLGERGFITVLSIVVGLLAGIAAVIIKNTVRITEQLVHHLISNEVQNYIYFALPVVGILLAILFIKFVVRSQVRHGIPNVLHSISKRKGKVSTHNLFSSVVTASLTVGFGGSVGLEGPTVATGTAWGSWMAKVFRLNYKNTILMLACACAGAMAAIFKAPIAAIVFAVEVIMIDLTVFSLVPLLLASSTAVVTSYLFLGQNVLYPFKVIETFTLVDLPFYILLGIVSGFVSVYFTKVYLFVGDIFEKLKNNRIRLLIGGTGLGALIFFFPALYGEGYESINECLSGDLNYLFDNSLFYSLREEMWAALALIVAVILLKIVATSLTFGAGGVGGIFAPTLFMGVNTGMLFALLVKRMGIKDINENNFALIGMAGLIAGVLHAPLTGIFLIADISGGYQLFVPLMITATFAYLIVRTFTPNSVYHIQLAKRKELLTHDKDANVLQLMEVKKLIETDFEVLAPDATLRDLTMAISRNHRNLFPVVEADGTMVGMVKMDDVREMIFNHELYDTVKIRELMYMPEYHIDPDDSMEVVTSKFESSGRYNLAVIEDGKYIGFISRARVFTRYRKQIIDVSHV, via the coding sequence ATGAGTAAGGTAAGGCAACATATTTTGGTTCGAATGCACCGGTGGAGACTTAAACACCTCGGAGAACGGGGATTTATAACGGTACTCAGCATTGTTGTTGGTTTGTTGGCCGGTATAGCAGCCGTAATTATAAAAAACACTGTTCGTATTACCGAACAATTGGTGCACCACCTTATTTCCAACGAAGTACAAAACTATATTTATTTTGCATTACCTGTAGTTGGCATCCTGCTGGCTATTTTATTCATAAAATTTGTTGTTCGTTCGCAAGTACGCCACGGAATACCCAATGTACTACACAGCATCTCCAAACGAAAAGGAAAAGTTAGTACCCATAATCTATTTTCGTCGGTGGTAACCGCCTCACTTACTGTTGGCTTTGGTGGTTCGGTTGGATTAGAAGGGCCTACTGTTGCCACGGGTACGGCCTGGGGCTCGTGGATGGCCAAAGTATTCCGACTTAATTATAAAAACACCATATTAATGCTGGCCTGTGCATGTGCGGGCGCTATGGCCGCTATTTTTAAAGCCCCCATTGCTGCAATTGTTTTTGCCGTAGAAGTTATCATGATTGATCTTACTGTATTTTCATTGGTGCCACTTTTGCTTGCATCATCAACAGCAGTGGTAACTTCGTATTTGTTTTTAGGACAGAATGTACTTTATCCATTCAAGGTCATCGAAACTTTTACCCTGGTAGATCTACCTTTTTATATTCTACTGGGGATCGTATCCGGTTTTGTGTCGGTTTATTTTACCAAAGTATATTTATTTGTTGGTGATATTTTTGAAAAACTTAAAAACAATCGAATACGATTATTGATTGGAGGAACTGGCCTTGGTGCCCTTATTTTCTTTTTTCCTGCTCTCTATGGCGAAGGATATGAGTCGATTAACGAATGTTTGTCGGGCGATTTAAATTACCTTTTTGATAATAGTTTATTCTATTCGTTACGCGAGGAAATGTGGGCCGCTTTGGCTCTGATTGTAGCCGTAATATTGCTTAAAATTGTTGCAACCTCACTAACTTTTGGTGCTGGTGGAGTAGGCGGCATTTTTGCGCCAACTTTGTTTATGGGGGTAAATACGGGTATGCTCTTTGCCTTGCTGGTAAAACGTATGGGAATAAAGGATATTAACGAGAATAACTTTGCCTTAATTGGTATGGCTGGTTTAATTGCAGGTGTTTTGCATGCACCGCTAACCGGTATATTTTTAATTGCCGATATCTCGGGCGGGTATCAACTTTTTGTTCCCTTAATGATTACCGCAACTTTTGCTTATCTGATTGTAAGAACCTTTACCCCCAACTCTGTTTATCATATTCAGCTGGCAAAACGAAAAGAACTGCTTACGCACGATAAAGATGCCAATGTGTTGCAATTGATGGAAGTAAAAAAATTAATTGAAACTGATTTTGAGGTATTGGCGCCCGATGCAACATTGCGTGATCTTACTATGGCCATTTCGCGTAATCACCGAAACTTATTTCCGGTGGTTGAGGCGGATGGAACAATGGTTGGAATGGTGAAGATGGATGATGTGAGAGAAATGATTTTTAACCATGAATTGTATGATACGGTAAAAATAAGAGAGCTGATGTATATGCCTGAGTACCATATTGATCCGGATGATAGTATGGAGGTGGTAACCAGTAAATTTGAATCGTCGGGGCGCTATAATCTGGCTGTCATCGAAGATGGAAAATATATTGGTTTTATTTCCCGGGCCCGTGTTTTTACCCGTTATCGTAAACAGATAATTGATGTTTCGCATGTTTAA
- a CDS encoding chloride channel protein: protein MFKFFRIDKFINKLVAWRIATISEKNFLYLLSLVVGLLSGLAALLLKNLIHFVAEELTQMIHVDSFSYLYLLYPFIGILLTVLFVRYIIRDDIGHGVSKILYSISKKGSKLKPHKTYSSMIASSLTIGFGGSVGAEAPIVLTGASIGSNLARIFKLRYKYITLMVGCGAAGAIAGIFNAPMAGIVFTLEVLMLDLTMAFLIPLLISSVSAAVLSYFFMGEGVMLRFTQMAPFEINTIWIYILVGIFTGLLGIYFTWGTMLLESRFSALKNWFVRLLVGAFTLGVLIFVFPPLWGEGYSSINSVFNNQGADLLNNSIFFQWKDNPYVVLLVLAGILIFKVFAMSATTGSGGNGGIFAPTLFTGAIGGYFLVKLLNTFFELGVPENNFALAGMAGMMAAVMHAPLTGIFLTAELTGGYGMFIPLLITSTVAYVTIMRFEPHSIYTKRLAQAGELITHHKDKAVLRSMEVKKLIESDFEVLSPDASLRDLVKAISRSNRNLFPIVDNEGYLKGMVKLSKVKNLIFEHELYDKVMVKDLMFMPEFYISSNDNMETVAEKFETSNRYNLAVIDDGKYLGFISRAVVFSNYRKTLEYFSND from the coding sequence ATGTTTAAATTTTTTCGAATAGATAAGTTTATTAACAAACTTGTTGCCTGGCGTATTGCCACTATTTCTGAAAAGAACTTTTTGTATTTGCTAAGTTTGGTTGTTGGGCTATTGAGTGGTTTAGCGGCACTTTTGTTAAAAAACCTCATTCATTTTGTGGCTGAAGAATTAACACAAATGATTCATGTTGATAGTTTCAGCTACCTGTATTTGTTGTATCCGTTTATTGGAATTTTGTTAACGGTTTTGTTTGTGCGGTACATAATACGCGACGATATCGGTCATGGGGTTTCAAAAATACTTTATTCAATTTCAAAAAAAGGAAGTAAGCTAAAACCTCATAAAACCTATTCCTCGATGATTGCCAGTTCCTTAACCATTGGTTTTGGCGGATCGGTAGGTGCAGAGGCACCCATTGTTCTTACCGGTGCTTCAATCGGGTCGAATTTAGCCCGGATTTTTAAACTGCGCTATAAATACATTACATTAATGGTTGGATGCGGAGCAGCCGGAGCCATTGCAGGGATTTTTAATGCGCCTATGGCAGGTATTGTTTTTACGCTCGAAGTGCTTATGCTTGACCTTACCATGGCCTTTCTAATTCCCTTGTTAATCTCATCGGTGTCGGCAGCAGTTTTGTCGTATTTTTTTATGGGCGAAGGGGTAATGTTGCGCTTTACACAAATGGCACCTTTCGAAATTAATACCATTTGGATTTATATTCTGGTTGGCATTTTTACCGGCTTGCTGGGCATTTATTTTACCTGGGGAACTATGCTGCTTGAAAGTCGGTTTTCGGCCTTAAAAAACTGGTTTGTTCGTTTGTTGGTGGGAGCGTTTACTCTTGGGGTATTAATATTTGTTTTTCCTCCTTTATGGGGAGAAGGCTACAGCAGTATAAACTCGGTTTTTAATAATCAGGGAGCGGATTTACTCAATAATTCAATTTTCTTTCAATGGAAAGATAATCCTTATGTTGTATTGTTGGTATTAGCCGGTATACTTATTTTTAAGGTGTTTGCCATGTCAGCCACAACGGGGTCCGGAGGTAACGGAGGAATTTTTGCTCCAACTTTGTTTACTGGTGCCATTGGCGGCTATTTTTTGGTAAAATTGTTAAATACATTTTTTGAATTGGGAGTTCCGGAGAATAACTTTGCATTGGCCGGGATGGCCGGAATGATGGCAGCGGTAATGCATGCGCCATTAACCGGAATATTTTTAACTGCAGAACTTACCGGTGGGTATGGTATGTTTATTCCCTTACTCATAACCTCAACAGTGGCCTATGTTACTATTATGCGTTTCGAACCGCATTCGATTTACACCAAACGTTTGGCACAAGCCGGAGAACTGATTACCCATCATAAAGACAAAGCTGTATTACGTTCGATGGAAGTGAAGAAGTTGATTGAAAGTGATTTTGAGGTACTTTCTCCTGATGCCAGTTTACGCGACCTGGTTAAGGCCATTTCCCGTTCAAACCGTAATCTTTTCCCAATTGTAGATAACGAAGGTTATTTAAAAGGCATGGTGAAATTATCAAAAGTTAAGAACCTTATTTTCGAGCATGAACTATACGACAAAGTGATGGTGAAAGACCTGATGTTTATGCCAGAGTTTTATATCTCATCAAACGATAATATGGAAACGGTAGCTGAAAAATTTGAAACATCCAACCGTTATAACCTGGCAGTTATTGACGATGGTAAATATCTTGGATTTATTTCACGAGCCGTTGTTTTTTCAAACTATAGAAAAACATTGGAGTATTTCTCGAACGATTAG
- a CDS encoding cytidylate kinase-like family protein: MKNFLQSYLLNNKCVNLETGDYPGPFLTISRQAGCSAKRIAIKLSKILTGYSYMAETKTDVEWRWVDKDLFSAVVNEMIQEINADEFEDAEEAILFLKEVGRAFSDETIYDISDQKLIETLKGIICRLAYQGRTIIVGRSSGAILKDVPNKLNIRLEAPTDWRINRMMQIKEMTRLEATNYINEADIKRDAFIEKIIGRKAENNDFDVIFNYASLEDDQIVDAVINILRNKKIIAQHHEI; encoded by the coding sequence GTAAACCTGGAAACCGGGGATTATCCGGGGCCGTTTTTAACCATATCTCGTCAGGCGGGCTGCTCGGCCAAGCGCATTGCCATTAAGCTTTCAAAAATTTTAACCGGTTACAGTTACATGGCGGAAACAAAAACCGACGTAGAATGGAGATGGGTTGACAAAGATTTATTCTCAGCAGTTGTAAACGAAATGATTCAGGAAATAAATGCAGATGAGTTTGAAGACGCGGAAGAAGCCATACTTTTTTTAAAAGAAGTAGGAAGAGCCTTTTCTGATGAAACTATTTATGATATTTCTGATCAGAAACTAATTGAAACTCTGAAAGGTATTATTTGCAGACTCGCCTACCAAGGACGAACAATAATTGTTGGTCGCTCATCGGGTGCCATTTTAAAAGATGTCCCGAACAAACTGAATATTAGACTTGAAGCCCCAACTGACTGGAGAATAAACCGGATGATGCAAATAAAAGAAATGACCCGGCTGGAGGCCACAAATTACATTAACGAGGCCGATATAAAACGTGATGCCTTTATTGAAAAAATTATTGGTAGAAAAGCTGAAAACAATGATTTTGATGTAATTTTTAATTATGCCTCGCTGGAGGACGACCAGATTGTGGATGCAGTGATAAATATTTTAAGAAATAAAAAAATAATAGCTCAGCACCACGAAATTTAA
- a CDS encoding RNA-binding protein gives MNLFVARLDSSITGDDLNELFSAHGEVASAKVIFDRETGNSKCFGFVEMPNDEEANAAIAALNESELEGKEIVVKEANPPQERPRRDFNRGGGGGYNRGGGGGYNRGGGGGGDRRGGGGYDRRGSGDRRGGGGGYNRDRNDRW, from the coding sequence ATGAATTTATTTGTTGCAAGGTTAGATTCATCGATTACCGGTGACGACCTAAATGAACTCTTCTCTGCTCATGGAGAAGTTGCATCTGCCAAAGTTATTTTTGACAGAGAAACGGGAAACTCGAAATGTTTTGGTTTTGTTGAAATGCCAAACGACGAAGAAGCTAATGCTGCTATTGCTGCGCTAAACGAAAGCGAATTAGAAGGTAAAGAGATTGTAGTAAAGGAAGCCAATCCTCCACAGGAACGTCCACGTCGTGATTTTAATCGTGGCGGCGGCGGTGGCTACAACCGCGGTGGCGGTGGTGGTTACAACCGTGGCGGCGGTGGTGGTGGCGACCGCAGAGGCGGCGGTGGTTACGACCGTCGGGGCAGCGGCGACCGCAGAGGTGGTGGCGGTGGTTACAACCGCGACCGTAACGATCGCTGGTAG
- a CDS encoding N(4)-(beta-N-acetylglucosaminyl)-L-asparaginase, translating to MISRRSFVAKGSVLLCGAGLCSRVSATTVFSNANKFPLVISTWNHGMAANEAAWNILKKGGHSLDAVEAGVRVPEADPNVITVGKGGIPDASGKVTLDACIMDEKGRAGSVTYLQDIKHPVSVARLVMEKTPHVMLSGKGALKFALDNGFEKEKLLTKARKAEWKKWKKEQSEFSNRINIENVTEDNHDTIGMLAIDEEGRISGACTTSGMGYKMPGRVGDSPIIGAGLFVDGEVGGATATGSGELVMKTLGSFLVVEFMRQGKSPKKACEEAVRRIARKIPDYEKHQIGYIALNTKGEYGSFCMQPGFNYAVKTAEETELVEAEAWFKKL from the coding sequence ATGATTTCTCGACGCTCGTTTGTGGCAAAAGGTTCGGTGTTGTTGTGCGGAGCAGGTCTCTGTTCGCGTGTGTCTGCAACCACTGTTTTTAGTAATGCCAATAAATTTCCACTTGTAATATCAACCTGGAACCATGGGATGGCGGCAAACGAAGCTGCCTGGAACATATTAAAAAAGGGAGGCCACTCGCTTGATGCAGTTGAAGCAGGCGTTCGTGTTCCTGAAGCGGATCCGAATGTAATTACCGTTGGCAAGGGCGGAATTCCTGACGCAAGCGGTAAAGTTACCCTGGATGCCTGTATTATGGATGAAAAAGGACGTGCCGGAAGTGTTACTTATCTGCAGGATATTAAACATCCAGTATCGGTGGCGCGCTTGGTAATGGAGAAAACACCACATGTAATGTTAAGCGGAAAAGGAGCACTTAAATTTGCCCTTGATAATGGTTTTGAAAAAGAAAAACTCTTAACCAAAGCACGTAAAGCAGAGTGGAAAAAGTGGAAAAAAGAACAAAGCGAATTCAGTAATAGAATTAATATCGAAAATGTAACAGAAGATAACCACGACACCATTGGTATGCTGGCTATTGACGAAGAAGGACGAATTTCAGGTGCTTGCACTACCAGCGGCATGGGGTATAAAATGCCTGGCAGGGTAGGAGACTCTCCGATTATTGGAGCCGGTTTGTTTGTTGATGGAGAAGTAGGAGGTGCTACAGCAACCGGATCGGGCGAACTGGTAATGAAAACACTGGGTTCGTTTTTAGTGGTGGAATTTATGCGTCAGGGAAAATCACCTAAAAAGGCCTGTGAAGAAGCAGTTCGGCGTATTGCCCGAAAAATACCTGATTACGAGAAACATCAGATTGGTTACATTGCCTTAAACACCAAAGGAGAATACGGATCGTTTTGTATGCAGCCGGGATTTAATTATGCTGTAAAAACTGCCGAAGAAACAGAATTGGTAGAGGCTGAGGCCTGGTTTAAGAAACTATAA
- a CDS encoding TIGR01777 family oxidoreductase, with amino-acid sequence MDIKLTGSNGYVGRLITSELVAKGHSASGIKRSLLYGPADALSEELRKTDVVINLAGASILQRWTERNREIIYNSRVHTTQNLVKAIKALPKNERPKKLISASAIGIYSVNQMHTEESQNFDDGFLGQVVKDWENALSDLPTEVQQVIFRLGVVIGSNAKTIKNMLLPFRLGLGAKVASGKQAFPFIHEHDVVNAFTWATEQNSINGIYNLTAPATITNKEFTQSLAEVLKRPAFFTLPAFVLKAVLGEAALLLLESPSVSSEKLLQAGFKFTYPSIDKALQAIISEG; translated from the coding sequence ATGGATATAAAACTAACAGGTAGCAATGGTTACGTAGGTCGACTTATTACATCGGAATTAGTGGCAAAAGGGCACTCTGCCTCAGGTATAAAACGATCATTATTGTACGGGCCAGCAGATGCTTTAAGCGAAGAACTGCGCAAAACAGATGTAGTTATCAATTTGGCAGGTGCATCAATTTTACAGCGCTGGACCGAAAGGAACAGGGAAATTATTTACAATAGCCGGGTGCACACAACGCAAAACCTGGTAAAAGCAATTAAGGCCTTGCCTAAAAACGAGCGCCCCAAAAAGCTTATATCGGCATCGGCCATCGGAATTTATTCGGTCAATCAAATGCATACAGAAGAAAGCCAAAATTTTGATGATGGTTTTCTTGGGCAGGTGGTGAAAGACTGGGAGAATGCTCTCAGCGATTTGCCCACAGAGGTGCAGCAAGTAATTTTTCGTTTGGGAGTTGTAATAGGCAGCAATGCTAAAACCATTAAAAATATGTTACTGCCATTTCGTCTGGGTTTGGGAGCTAAAGTTGCTTCCGGAAAGCAGGCATTTCCTTTTATTCACGAACATGATGTTGTAAATGCATTTACCTGGGCGACAGAGCAAAATTCAATCAACGGAATATACAATCTTACTGCTCCAGCTACTATTACAAATAAAGAATTTACGCAAAGCCTGGCAGAAGTGCTAAAGCGACCGGCATTTTTCACCCTACCTGCTTTTGTATTAAAAGCTGTTTTAGGAGAGGCTGCCCTGCTTCTTTTGGAATCACCATCCGTATCATCGGAAAAACTGTTGCAGGCAGGATTTAAATTCACCTACCCCTCGATTGACAAAGCCCTGCAAGCTATTATTTCTGAAGGCTAA
- a CDS encoding FUSC family membrane protein, translating to MTNQDKGHLRSGNKLFRETFLLHPYRLFSLRATVSMAILAVPFIVAGMPFYGVTLALGAVAGALSETDDHPKGRIKSLSITIVSFFISSFCVGLLQNYPWLLGAGFVLSTILFILVGGIGERYRAITFGSILVGIYAMLGLEISSNWYYQALLLPAGALFHGVLSLVLIVKHPWRLLDEQMANGFRELSKYLEKKAMLFPSNLQEQAGINKDLALLNINVVNALERIKNVLNNYEREVRDPQVLNTYLQRFMLLQSLHERAASTHDRHDKLGNSTEQLEVMTGFGEMLRQLAAALHRVEENMLTGKPYHHPQTLEWISSAIETKLQQMPAKDAQDLILLHHNLHRSHISLKFLDNLKTGTAIPRLRRDERTLFQRFKTQLSLRHPRMRYAIRLSLTFALGFILERSLQLDKGEWVMLTSLFVSQITYSDTRRRLFERVLGTTTGIIVGAFLLQIFTTTAAQVLLMLGSSMAFFYWLRRKYSIAVIFVTTFVLSALNLISNDGGINILLPRLIDTVLGAVLSFLTIRFIWPGWQYRRFSDLVHNALEKNRNYIQAIAEEYQQPSADDLNYRIARREAHLADNDLAQAWNSMRQEPKSKQQKISNALEITYLNHALLSHISALGAHRETNILDYEENYVFFEQITKKLAETGNSKQENTIDLSALLMMLQQQIKQSETGLKRQQLRLFYNIAATTYKIIEELNYSTNQLQQTA from the coding sequence ATGACAAATCAGGACAAAGGGCATCTTCGCTCCGGGAATAAACTTTTTAGGGAAACATTTTTGCTTCACCCCTATCGTTTATTTTCTTTACGGGCAACTGTTTCAATGGCAATTCTGGCAGTTCCATTTATTGTTGCCGGAATGCCTTTTTATGGCGTTACCCTGGCATTGGGAGCAGTTGCCGGAGCACTCTCCGAAACTGACGACCACCCCAAAGGGCGAATTAAATCACTTTCCATTACAATTGTAAGTTTTTTTATTTCAAGCTTTTGCGTAGGCTTGTTGCAAAACTACCCCTGGCTTTTGGGGGCAGGATTTGTACTTTCCACCATTCTTTTTATCCTTGTTGGAGGAATTGGAGAGCGCTATCGAGCCATAACTTTTGGTTCAATACTGGTTGGTATTTATGCCATGTTAGGGCTTGAAATAAGTTCTAACTGGTACTACCAGGCGCTGTTATTACCTGCCGGCGCCCTTTTTCATGGAGTTCTTTCCTTAGTATTAATAGTTAAACATCCGTGGCGATTACTTGATGAACAAATGGCAAACGGTTTCAGAGAACTATCGAAATACCTGGAAAAAAAGGCGATGCTATTCCCAAGTAATTTGCAGGAACAGGCCGGAATAAATAAAGATCTGGCCTTGCTGAATATTAATGTAGTAAATGCATTGGAACGCATCAAAAACGTTCTAAACAATTACGAGAGAGAAGTTCGCGACCCGCAGGTGCTAAACACTTACCTTCAGCGCTTTATGTTACTCCAGAGCTTACACGAAAGGGCAGCTTCAACACACGATCGACACGATAAACTTGGCAACAGCACTGAACAGCTCGAAGTTATGACGGGTTTTGGTGAAATGTTGCGACAACTGGCTGCTGCCTTGCACCGTGTTGAAGAAAATATGCTTACCGGTAAGCCTTATCATCATCCTCAAACTCTGGAATGGATATCGTCGGCAATTGAAACCAAATTGCAGCAAATGCCGGCCAAAGACGCACAAGACCTTATTTTGCTTCATCACAACCTTCATCGATCGCATATTTCCTTAAAATTTCTCGATAATTTAAAAACAGGTACCGCTATTCCCCGCTTACGAAGAGATGAGCGAACACTTTTTCAGCGTTTTAAAACACAACTTTCGCTGCGCCACCCTCGAATGCGGTATGCGATTCGTTTAAGTCTCACCTTTGCCCTGGGTTTTATTTTAGAGCGTTCGTTGCAGCTCGACAAAGGAGAATGGGTAATGCTAACCAGTTTATTTGTAAGCCAAATTACCTACAGCGATACCCGCCGTCGTCTTTTTGAACGGGTTTTGGGAACAACAACAGGAATAATAGTCGGCGCCTTTCTATTACAGATTTTTACTACAACAGCAGCACAGGTTTTATTAATGCTGGGCTCCTCAATGGCATTTTTTTATTGGTTACGGCGGAAATATTCTATTGCCGTAATTTTTGTAACAACTTTTGTTCTTAGTGCCTTAAACCTTATTTCAAACGATGGAGGCATAAACATACTACTCCCCCGCTTAATCGATACTGTTTTGGGGGCGGTCTTATCTTTTCTTACCATACGTTTTATTTGGCCCGGCTGGCAATACCGACGTTTCTCGGATTTGGTTCACAATGCATTAGAAAAAAACAGAAATTATATTCAAGCTATTGCTGAAGAATACCAGCAACCAAGCGCCGATGATTTAAACTACCGTATCGCCAGAAGAGAGGCACACCTTGCCGATAATGATTTGGCACAAGCCTGGAACAGCATGCGTCAGGAGCCTAAAAGCAAGCAGCAAAAGATTAGTAATGCACTGGAAATAACCTACCTAAACCATGCTTTGCTGTCCCACATTTCGGCCTTGGGAGCACATCGTGAAACAAACATTCTCGACTACGAAGAGAACTATGTATTTTTCGAACAAATAACAAAAAAACTGGCTGAGACTGGAAATAGCAAACAGGAGAATACCATTGACTTGTCGGCCTTGTTAATGATGTTGCAACAGCAAATAAAACAAAGCGAAACAGGTTTAAAAAGACAGCAGCTACGCTTATTCTACAACATTGCAGCCACCACCTATAAAATTATTGAAGAGTTGAATTACAGCACTAACCAACTTCAGCAAACGGCATAA